A genomic region of Ornithorhynchus anatinus isolate Pmale09 chromosome 7, mOrnAna1.pri.v4, whole genome shotgun sequence contains the following coding sequences:
- the HSD11B1 gene encoding corticosteroid 11-beta-dehydrogenase isozyme 1 isoform X2: MGLLRNLLLPMIGLLLAYYFYSSPEFKPEMLKGKRVIITGASTGIGEQIAYHLAKMGAHVVITARTEEKLKKVVDKCLSLGAASAHFITGSMEDLAFAEKVVAQAEKLLKGLDMLILNHITNGEFSYLKNDLKRVLHVMKVNYLSYVAMTIKAVPLLQKSQGSIVVISSLAGKVPSPLTVNYSGSKFALDGFFSSLREEFILQKKNISITLCILGFINTETAMKAISGILEIEASPKEDCALEIIKGGALRQNEIYYPFLSTKFGAFMRVLTPNLISKYIRENLNLKNIKNP, translated from the exons ATGGGTCTGCTGAGAAACCTCCTGCTGCCCATGATCGGGCTTCTTCTGGCATACTACTTTTACTCATCCCCGGAGTTCAAGCCAG AGATGCTAAAGGGGAAGAGGGTGATCATCACCGGGGCCAGTACTGGCATCGGGGAGCAGATAGCCTATCACCTGGCGAAGATGGGAGCCCACGTGGTGATCACTGCCCGGACAGAGGAAAAGCTAAAGAAG GTGGTGGACAAATGCCTAAGCCTCGGAGCAGCTTCAGCTCACTTCATCACCGGTTCCATGGAGGACTTGGCCTTTGCGGAGAAGGTGGTCGCCCAGGCCGAGAAGCTGTTAA AGGGACTAGATATGCTGATTCTGAACCACATCACCAACGGTGAATTCAGCTACTTAAAAAATGACTTGAAGAGAGTTCTCCATGTCATGAAGGTCAACTACCTGAGCTACGTGGCCATGACCATCAAGGCCGTGCCCCTTCTGCAGAAGAGCCAGGGTTCCATTGTCGTCATCTCTTCTTTGGCAG GAAAGGTGCCGAGTCCTCTGACTGTCAACTACTCTGGAAGTAAATTTGCTCTGGATGGATTCTTCTCGAGTCTAAGAGAAGAATTTATCCTGCAGAAGAAGAACATTTCCATTACACTCTGTATCCTTGGCTTCATTAACACGG AAACCGCCATGAAGGCCATCTCTGGGATACTGGAGATAGAAGCATCCCCCAAGGAGGACTGCGCTCTGGAGATCATCAAAGGTGGAGCTTTGCGCCAGAATGAAATCTACTATCCTTTCCTCAGCACTAAGTTTGGTGCATTTATGAGGGTTCTGACCCCTAATCTGATCTCAAAATACATAAGGGAAAATCTAAACCTAAAGAATATCAAGAATCCCTAG
- the HSD11B1 gene encoding corticosteroid 11-beta-dehydrogenase isozyme 1 isoform X1 translates to MGLLRNLLLPMIGLLLAYYFYSSPEFKPEMLKGKRVIITGASTGIGEQIAYHLAKMGAHVVITARTEEKLKKVVDKCLSLGAASAHFITGSMEDLAFAEKVVAQAEKLLTSSSSPTFPEGLDMLILNHITNGEFSYLKNDLKRVLHVMKVNYLSYVAMTIKAVPLLQKSQGSIVVISSLAGKVPSPLTVNYSGSKFALDGFFSSLREEFILQKKNISITLCILGFINTETAMKAISGILEIEASPKEDCALEIIKGGALRQNEIYYPFLSTKFGAFMRVLTPNLISKYIRENLNLKNIKNP, encoded by the exons ATGGGTCTGCTGAGAAACCTCCTGCTGCCCATGATCGGGCTTCTTCTGGCATACTACTTTTACTCATCCCCGGAGTTCAAGCCAG AGATGCTAAAGGGGAAGAGGGTGATCATCACCGGGGCCAGTACTGGCATCGGGGAGCAGATAGCCTATCACCTGGCGAAGATGGGAGCCCACGTGGTGATCACTGCCCGGACAGAGGAAAAGCTAAAGAAG GTGGTGGACAAATGCCTAAGCCTCGGAGCAGCTTCAGCTCACTTCATCACCGGTTCCATGGAGGACTTGGCCTTTGCGGAGAAGGTGGTCGCCCAGGCCGAGAAGCTGTTAA CCAGCTCCTCTTCCCCAACCTTTCCAGAGGGACTAGATATGCTGATTCTGAACCACATCACCAACGGTGAATTCAGCTACTTAAAAAATGACTTGAAGAGAGTTCTCCATGTCATGAAGGTCAACTACCTGAGCTACGTGGCCATGACCATCAAGGCCGTGCCCCTTCTGCAGAAGAGCCAGGGTTCCATTGTCGTCATCTCTTCTTTGGCAG GAAAGGTGCCGAGTCCTCTGACTGTCAACTACTCTGGAAGTAAATTTGCTCTGGATGGATTCTTCTCGAGTCTAAGAGAAGAATTTATCCTGCAGAAGAAGAACATTTCCATTACACTCTGTATCCTTGGCTTCATTAACACGG AAACCGCCATGAAGGCCATCTCTGGGATACTGGAGATAGAAGCATCCCCCAAGGAGGACTGCGCTCTGGAGATCATCAAAGGTGGAGCTTTGCGCCAGAATGAAATCTACTATCCTTTCCTCAGCACTAAGTTTGGTGCATTTATGAGGGTTCTGACCCCTAATCTGATCTCAAAATACATAAGGGAAAATCTAAACCTAAAGAATATCAAGAATCCCTAG